In the Candidatus Deferrimicrobiaceae bacterium genome, CATACCGAGCCCCAGCGAGCAGATCCGGGCGATGCCCGGCACGACCGCGGCGGGGATCTCGAACGCCGCCGGCTCGGCGCCGTCTCGAATCCGCCCGCGAAACGGGATCGGGTCCCCCAATGCCCATTCCTCCGCCGAGGGATTTTCCCTGATTCTCCCATTATCCATGAAAGGGGGGGGAATGTGGGCAACAAACCGATCGGTTCCCGCCCCCGGGAAAAAACGCCTGCGGCACGTCAAGGGGATCCGTTTTTAGTTGCCGGGGGGAAAATCCCTGATTCAATATATAGATATCATGAGCCCGTTTCCCCGCAGCCCTCTTTTGACCACTCTTCTGTCCGGCATCCCCGCATTCGTCTTTACCCTGCGGCACAAAACGTTCGGCCTGCTCTTCGTGACGGACGGCGTTACGGCCCTCACCGGGTTCGAGGCCCGGGACCTTCTGGCCCAGCCGGGGCTCTTTGTCTCCCGCCTGCTCCCCGAGGGAAGAGAGGAACTGGAACGCCTCTGCGCAGATCTCCCGGAAGGCGCATGTCCGATGTGGGAATTCCGCCTCCGGTGCGCCGACGGGCGGGCGCGGTGGTTCCGGGCGCACCTCACGAGATCGCGAGGCCCGCTCGGAGACCCGGAATCGGTCTCGGGAATCGCCCTCTCCTCCGAGGAGGAACGAACCGCCCGCAGGGAGGCGACCGAAGGGGTCTCCACCCTGCAGACCGCCGGGGCCCCGATCTTCTTCTCCGACTTCGAGGGGAAGATCCGCCTGTGGAACGACGCCTCCAAACTCTTCTTCGGCTGGACCCGGACCGAGATGGTCGGGTCCTCCCTCCACCGGCTCTTTCCCGCTCCCCCGGAAGTCGTCGACACCATGGTCCGCACGGTGCGCAACGGGGGAACGGTCTCCCAGGAAACCCGCCTGTGCACGAAGCCGGGGGATGAGGTCGACTGCCGGGTGACACTCTCCCGCGTGGCCGGGGAAGGGGGCGTCCCGGCGGGAATGGTCGTCACCGTCCAGGGGACGGGAGAAAGGAAGGGACTGGAGAACAAGCTCCAGCAGGTGATCACCCGGCTTCGGACGATCCAGCGGGTGAACCGGGTCATCGCGTCGGACTGGGACATCGGGAAGGTCCACGCGCGGATCGCGGAACAGATGGTGAAGCTGATCGATTTCGACCGGACTTCGGTGGCCGTCTTCGAAGAAGGGAAGGACCCCATCCTCATCCGCGCCTATTCGAAGGGACACACCGATTTCGGGACCGGAATCCGCTTCCCGCTCGAACGTTCGGCCCCCGGCTGGGTCCTCTCCCACCGCATGCCGCGGGTGGACGTCGACATGGAGACCTCCCCGGACCCGTTCGCGGAGAACGAGGTCCTCGTGAGGGAGGGAATGCGGTCCCGGCTCGTGATCCCCCTGTTCGCCGGGGAGAGGATCGTGGGGACGCTGAACTTCAACAGCCGCCGGAAGGGAGCCTACTCCCTCTCCACCGTGGAGCGGCTGGGGAGCATCCCGGACCAGATGGCGATGGCGATCGGCAAGTACCGGATGGTCACGCGCCTTCGCGCCTCCGAGGAGAAATACCGCCTCCTGTTCCAGATGGGCCCTCCCGCGAACACGGCGGGGAGGAACGGAGAGTTCCTCGACGTGAACGAGGGCTGCCTGCGGCTTTACGGGTATACTCGGGAAGAATTCCTTCGCCTCTCCGTTTCCGACCTCGCCGCCTTTCCGGGAAAGGACATCCATTATGAAACCGTCCTGCGCACCGGAAAGCCGCGGGAGACGGAAGTGGTGCAGAAACGGAAGGACGGCACGTATTTCCTGGCCTGGCTCAACGCCTTCCCGATCTCGGGGGACCTCGTATTGGGACAGATCACCGACATCACCCGGCGGAAGGACGCCGAGGAGGCTCTTCGCAGGGAAAAGGATTTCTCCTCCCGGATCCTCGAGGTCGCAAACGTCCTGATCGTGGTGCTCAACCGGGAGGGAAGGATCCTTCTCTTCAACCGGAAGTGCGAGGAGGTGACCGGGTGGCGGGAAAGCGAGGTCCTGGGAAGACGGCTGTGGGACTTCCTCCTGCCCGAGCGGGTCATCGCCCCGATCCGGGAGTCGTTCTCCCGGCTGGGCGAGATGGACATTTTCCCCTTCTATGAAAACCCCTGGCTCCTGCGGGACGGCGGGGAGCGGAACATCCGCTGGAACAACACGGTCACGAGGAACGAGCGGGGCGAGGTGGTCTGGGTGATCGGGACCGGGACCGACATCACCGAGCAGAGGCTTCTCGAGGATCAGCTGCGTCACATCCAGAAGATGGACGCCGTGGGGACCCTCGCGGGAGGGATCGCCCACGACTTCAACAACATCATCCAGGCGATCATGGGGTACACCTCCCTGCTCAAGACAAGGATCGGGGATGCGGGGGCGGAAGAAGTCGACGCCATCGAACGGGCCGGCCTGCGCGCGTCCGAGCTCACCACCCAACTCCTCGGATTCGCGCGGGGAGGCAAGTACGAGGTGAGGTCGGTCGACCTCAACCAGGTCGTGGGGAAGGTCGTTCCCATGATCCGCCACACCTTCGACCGGTCGATCGAGATCCGGACGGAGCTGGCCGGCGGCCTGCCGGCCGTCGAGGGGGACGCCGGCCAGCTGGAGCAGACGGTCCTGAACCTGTGCATCAACGCCCGCGATGCCATGCCCCGCGGCGGAATCCTCACGCTCGCGACGCACCGGGAGAAGGTTTCGGGGGAGGAGGGGGGAGCCCCCGAGGGGACGCCCCGCGGGGAGTACGTCCTGCTCTCCCTCTCCGACACCGGCGTCGGGATCCCTCCCGAAAACCTCCCGCGCATCTTCGAGCCGTTCTTTACCACGAAGGAGGCGGGAAAGGGGAGCGGAATGGGACTGGCGATGGCGTACGGCATCGTGAAAAACCACGGAGGGTCCCTGGACGTCCGGAGCGCCTTGGGGAAGGGGTCGACGTTCCGGATGCTGCTTCCCGCCTCGGCGAAGGAGATCCCGCCCCCGCCTCCCGCCGTCAAGGAGGAGCCGGCGCCCGGGGGCACGGAGACGGTCCTTTTCGTCGACGACGAGGAGTCGCTGCGCGTGCTGGCGGTGGAGATGCTCGGCAGGCTCGGCTACCGGGTCCTCACGGCCGGGAACGGCTTCGAGGCGGTGAAGATCTTCCGGGAGAGGCAGGAGGAGATCGCGGCGGTCATCCTCGACATGATCATGCCCGGGATGGGAGGGGAGGAGACGTTCCTCCGGCTGAAGGAGATCGATCCGGCCGCCCGGGTCCTGCTCTCCTCGGGATACGCCGTCGAGGGCAGGCCGCAGACCCTTCTCTCGGCCGGGGCCGCGGGGTTCCTGCAGAAGCCGTACCGGGTCGGGACCCTGGCGGCGGCCTTGCGCAGGACCATCGGGGGGAAAGAGCCGTAACGCCGGACGGAGGCGAGGAGCTCCCGCCTAACCCCAATACTGTTCACTTAACTTCCCCGCCGTGATATCCTGTTCAAAACTCGAACAGGAGGACAGGCCATGGCACGTACGGCGGCGGAACTTCCGAAGGGGGCGCGAATCACCGATTACATCA is a window encoding:
- a CDS encoding PAS domain S-box protein, translated to MSPFPRSPLLTTLLSGIPAFVFTLRHKTFGLLFVTDGVTALTGFEARDLLAQPGLFVSRLLPEGREELERLCADLPEGACPMWEFRLRCADGRARWFRAHLTRSRGPLGDPESVSGIALSSEEERTARREATEGVSTLQTAGAPIFFSDFEGKIRLWNDASKLFFGWTRTEMVGSSLHRLFPAPPEVVDTMVRTVRNGGTVSQETRLCTKPGDEVDCRVTLSRVAGEGGVPAGMVVTVQGTGERKGLENKLQQVITRLRTIQRVNRVIASDWDIGKVHARIAEQMVKLIDFDRTSVAVFEEGKDPILIRAYSKGHTDFGTGIRFPLERSAPGWVLSHRMPRVDVDMETSPDPFAENEVLVREGMRSRLVIPLFAGERIVGTLNFNSRRKGAYSLSTVERLGSIPDQMAMAIGKYRMVTRLRASEEKYRLLFQMGPPANTAGRNGEFLDVNEGCLRLYGYTREEFLRLSVSDLAAFPGKDIHYETVLRTGKPRETEVVQKRKDGTYFLAWLNAFPISGDLVLGQITDITRRKDAEEALRREKDFSSRILEVANVLIVVLNREGRILLFNRKCEEVTGWRESEVLGRRLWDFLLPERVIAPIRESFSRLGEMDIFPFYENPWLLRDGGERNIRWNNTVTRNERGEVVWVIGTGTDITEQRLLEDQLRHIQKMDAVGTLAGGIAHDFNNIIQAIMGYTSLLKTRIGDAGAEEVDAIERAGLRASELTTQLLGFARGGKYEVRSVDLNQVVGKVVPMIRHTFDRSIEIRTELAGGLPAVEGDAGQLEQTVLNLCINARDAMPRGGILTLATHREKVSGEEGGAPEGTPRGEYVLLSLSDTGVGIPPENLPRIFEPFFTTKEAGKGSGMGLAMAYGIVKNHGGSLDVRSALGKGSTFRMLLPASAKEIPPPPPAVKEEPAPGGTETVLFVDDEESLRVLAVEMLGRLGYRVLTAGNGFEAVKIFRERQEEIAAVILDMIMPGMGGEETFLRLKEIDPAARVLLSSGYAVEGRPQTLLSAGAAGFLQKPYRVGTLAAALRRTIGGKEP